A genomic region of uncultured Roseibium sp. contains the following coding sequences:
- a CDS encoding lytic murein transglycosylase, whose translation MRPLLLTVVCFLFLSTTPALAATCGNGPNGFEAWKQDFIANSKRYGLKQRTVNSALQNVKYNSKVIRLDRNQKSFKLSFQQFYAKRVNNAMIRRGQKLGKTYARLFNRIEKKYGVPAPVILAIWGLETNYGGYLGNMPVLQSLATLAYDCRRSKFFTNELVNALKIVQRRDMTPGEMRGAWAGEIGQTQFLASSYMKYAVDYDRDGRRDLIRSVPDVLASTANYLQKKGWRRGQPWGPGTANYRVIREWNKASVYVQTISVMADKIAN comes from the coding sequence ATGCGCCCGCTTCTCTTGACTGTCGTTTGCTTTTTGTTTTTGTCGACCACACCTGCTCTCGCCGCGACATGCGGAAACGGGCCGAACGGGTTCGAGGCCTGGAAACAGGACTTCATTGCCAATTCCAAGCGTTACGGTTTGAAGCAGAGAACCGTCAATTCCGCCTTGCAGAATGTGAAATACAACTCCAAGGTCATCCGTCTGGACCGGAACCAGAAGTCATTCAAGCTCAGCTTCCAGCAGTTTTACGCCAAGCGGGTCAACAACGCGATGATCCGCCGCGGGCAGAAACTCGGCAAGACCTACGCCCGCCTGTTCAACCGGATCGAAAAGAAATACGGCGTCCCTGCCCCGGTAATCCTGGCCATCTGGGGCCTGGAAACCAACTATGGCGGCTATCTCGGCAACATGCCCGTCCTGCAGTCGCTGGCAACGCTTGCCTATGACTGCCGGCGCTCGAAATTCTTCACAAACGAACTGGTCAATGCCCTGAAGATCGTTCAGAGGCGCGACATGACCCCCGGAGAAATGCGCGGAGCATGGGCGGGCGAGATCGGTCAGACACAGTTTCTCGCCTCTTCCTACATGAAATACGCCGTCGACTATGACCGCGACGGCCGCAGGGATCTGATCCGCTCGGTACCCGACGTCCTTGCCTCGACCGCGAACTATCTGCAGAAAAAGGGATGGCGCCGCGGCCAGCCTTGGGGGCCCGGCACGGCGAACTACCGCGTTATCAGGGAATGGAACAAGGCAAGCGTCTACGTCCAGACCATTTCGGTCATGGCGGACAAGATCGCCAACTGA
- the dksA gene encoding RNA polymerase-binding protein DksA, translating to MTVEIESDYRPSEHEPFMNDRQREYFRDKLLAWKDEILKESKETLTNLQEESQNHPDFADRASSETDRSIELRARDRQRKLISKIDDALERIADGSYGYCEETGEPISLRRLEARPIATLSIEAQEAHERREKVYRDD from the coding sequence ATGACGGTTGAAATTGAGTCTGACTATCGTCCCTCTGAACACGAGCCGTTTATGAACGACAGGCAGCGCGAGTATTTTCGAGACAAGCTGCTTGCATGGAAAGATGAGATTCTGAAGGAAAGCAAGGAAACGCTTACCAACCTTCAGGAAGAGAGCCAGAACCATCCCGACTTCGCCGACAGGGCGTCCTCTGAAACCGATCGCTCGATCGAGTTGCGCGCCCGGGACCGGCAACGCAAGCTGATTTCAAAGATCGATGATGCCTTGGAACGGATTGCGGACGGGAGTTACGGTTATTGCGAGGAAACCGGTGAGCCGATTTCCCTGCGGCGCCTGGAAGCCAGACCGATCGCAACCTTGTCGATCGAGGCACAGGAGGCGCATGAGCGTCGCGAGAAAGTCTATCGCGACGACTGA
- a CDS encoding flagellar assembly protein FliX: protein MRITGNKPVTGVQGKGARKKSPSGAHEFKPDTGGEVAQSTQVAGGNAIQGMDALLALQEVDERAERRSKAARHGHSMLDSLEAVRADLLAGVVSEARLEVLVAQVADRKSSGDERIDSVLDEIELRVKVELAKLGRFTDR, encoded by the coding sequence ATGCGCATCACAGGCAACAAACCCGTTACAGGCGTCCAGGGCAAGGGAGCGCGGAAGAAGTCTCCGTCCGGGGCTCACGAGTTCAAGCCCGACACGGGAGGTGAGGTCGCCCAGTCAACGCAGGTTGCCGGCGGCAACGCAATCCAGGGAATGGACGCTCTGCTGGCGCTGCAGGAGGTTGACGAACGCGCTGAACGCCGCTCAAAAGCAGCCAGACACGGGCATTCCATGCTCGATTCGCTTGAGGCCGTGCGGGCCGATCTGCTCGCCGGAGTTGTCTCCGAAGCGCGCTTGGAAGTCCTCGTAGCGCAGGTCGCAGACCGCAAATCGAGCGGTGATGAGCGGATCGATTCCGTGCTTGATGAGATCGAATTGCGGGTGAAAGTCGAGCTTGCGAAGCTTGGCCGTTTCACGGACAGGTGA
- a CDS encoding flagellar basal body P-ring protein FlgI, whose product MAAVNLTSALAASRIKDIADFEGIRENQLIGYGLVVGLNGTGDSLNNTPFTQQSLQAMLERLGVNTRNIALNTNTVAAVMVTANLPPFATQGTRIDVNVSALGDADSLQGGTLLVTPLVGADGEVYSIAQGSVAIGGFSVQADAASVVRGVPTAGRIANGGLVERELEFKLASLTSLRLALRNPDLTTARRVALSINELIGMPTAEPLDPGTVRLDLPMNYDGNIVDLLTDIEQLIVEPDLAARIVIDENSGIIVMGQDVKVSMVAVAQGNLTVTIAETPQVSQPLPFADNGQTVVVPRSEVGVDEEGTKLAIVPETITLKQLVDGLNALGIGPRDMISILQAIKAAGALQAEIEVL is encoded by the coding sequence ATGGCCGCGGTAAACCTGACCTCTGCGCTGGCGGCGTCCCGGATCAAGGACATCGCGGATTTCGAAGGCATTCGCGAAAACCAGTTGATCGGCTATGGCCTCGTTGTCGGTTTGAACGGAACCGGCGATTCCCTCAACAACACGCCTTTCACCCAGCAAAGCCTGCAGGCCATGCTGGAGCGCCTGGGTGTGAACACACGAAACATCGCCTTGAACACCAATACCGTTGCGGCGGTAATGGTAACGGCAAACCTGCCTCCTTTCGCAACGCAGGGCACACGGATCGACGTCAATGTCAGTGCGCTTGGCGATGCGGATTCGCTTCAGGGCGGCACATTGCTGGTGACGCCCCTTGTGGGCGCTGACGGCGAGGTTTACTCGATCGCGCAGGGGTCGGTCGCGATTGGCGGCTTTTCAGTCCAGGCGGACGCTGCCTCGGTTGTGCGCGGCGTGCCGACCGCCGGCAGGATCGCCAACGGCGGTCTTGTCGAGCGGGAACTGGAGTTCAAGCTGGCCTCGCTCACATCCTTGCGTCTCGCGCTGCGCAATCCCGATCTGACAACCGCGCGGCGCGTCGCCCTGTCCATCAACGAACTGATCGGTATGCCGACCGCCGAACCGCTGGACCCGGGAACGGTGCGCCTTGACCTTCCCATGAACTACGACGGCAACATCGTCGATCTGCTGACCGATATCGAGCAACTCATCGTCGAGCCGGATCTCGCCGCACGGATCGTCATCGACGAAAACTCGGGCATCATCGTCATGGGTCAGGATGTGAAGGTGTCGATGGTTGCCGTCGCTCAGGGCAATCTCACGGTCACGATCGCGGAAACGCCACAGGTTTCCCAGCCTCTACCCTTCGCCGACAACGGCCAGACGGTGGTCGTCCCCCGCTCCGAGGTTGGTGTGGACGAGGAAGGCACGAAACTGGCAATCGTCCCGGAAACCATCACACTGAAGCAGCTTGTCGACGGCCTGAACGCACTTGGCATAGGTCCGCGGGACATGATCTCCATTCTTCAGGCGATCAAGGCTGCCGGCGCGCTCCAGGCCGAAATCGAGGTGCTGTGA
- a CDS encoding rod-binding protein, producing the protein MLETTAAYTNRPDPLAAIQGVDTKNKSAVREAAEEFEAVFLNTMLQNMFTGLNEGGTWGGGTGSDAWQDLLIDEYARSISKAGGIGLADSVERELLNLQEGAL; encoded by the coding sequence ATGCTGGAAACAACGGCAGCCTACACCAATCGGCCCGATCCGCTGGCAGCAATCCAGGGCGTCGATACGAAGAACAAGAGCGCCGTACGCGAAGCTGCTGAGGAATTCGAAGCGGTTTTCCTGAACACGATGCTGCAGAACATGTTCACCGGACTGAACGAAGGGGGCACCTGGGGTGGCGGAACCGGTTCCGACGCCTGGCAGGATCTCCTGATTGACGAATATGCGCGTTCGATTTCCAAGGCCGGCGGGATCGGTCTTGCCGACAGTGTCGAACGCGAATTGCTGAATCTGCAGGAGGGGGCTCTATGA
- a CDS encoding flagellar protein FlgN, whose protein sequence is MTEQPNANTFPFSLDRPTSKQEADNFCSALSGTMEALLSVIEMETDLVRAGKLKEAGELQPDKARLIHEYTRGMMAAKEHAVALGNLSSTATQSLRRQHGEFQPVLRINLAVLSTARDVANNLVSTVAKAAGAKNAAAPTTYGRDGAAPSGPQSARGIAVNQAL, encoded by the coding sequence ATGACCGAACAGCCGAATGCCAACACGTTTCCGTTTTCCCTGGACCGGCCCACGAGCAAGCAGGAGGCGGACAATTTCTGTTCGGCGCTTTCCGGAACGATGGAAGCTTTGCTGTCCGTGATCGAAATGGAAACGGACCTCGTCAGGGCCGGAAAGCTCAAGGAAGCCGGTGAACTCCAGCCTGACAAGGCGCGTCTCATTCACGAATACACCCGTGGCATGATGGCAGCGAAGGAACATGCGGTCGCGCTCGGCAACCTGTCCTCGACCGCAACCCAGTCCCTGCGGCGCCAACATGGCGAGTTCCAGCCAGTCCTGCGGATTAATCTTGCGGTCCTGTCGACCGCGCGCGACGTCGCCAACAACCTGGTTTCCACAGTTGCAAAGGCGGCCGGCGCGAAAAATGCGGCCGCACCGACCACCTATGGACGCGACGGCGCGGCCCCGTCCGGACCTCAATCAGCCCGCGGTATCGCGGTCAATCAGGCGCTTTGA
- a CDS encoding flagellin yields MAGITLSSAVRTNLNSLQATSSLMSAVQERLSTGKKVNSALDNPNSFFTAQGLENRASDLSTLLDDMGQSIQGLKAADKGISSISDLVDAAKAKANQALQTSSQTERAQFSAEYNELLGQIEDLAKDAGYGGKNLLGGTGNDLSVVFNEDGTSSLSISAVDYTDTSLSTGLNLSDLATAVDGTGTLSFTAASTTTTLTSSTAFTAGDTITLTDANGTEVAAISIDDTTTVADLEAVYDGVDGVSASFASGTITVTSEFVLTTSSSAATPADFTTNGTDSGFATDAAIESTLTSLKSAQDTLRAQASTFGTNLSIVENRQDFTKALINTLEEGAGKLTLADTNEEGANLLALQTQQTLASTSLSLAAQADQNVLRLF; encoded by the coding sequence ATGGCTGGAATTACACTCTCCAGTGCAGTGCGCACGAACCTGAACTCTCTTCAGGCAACTTCAAGCCTCATGAGCGCGGTTCAGGAAAGACTCTCCACCGGCAAGAAAGTGAACTCGGCGTTGGACAACCCGAATTCATTCTTCACGGCTCAGGGTCTTGAAAACCGTGCAAGCGATCTCAGCACCCTGCTCGACGACATGGGTCAGTCGATCCAGGGCCTGAAAGCCGCTGACAAGGGCATCTCCTCGATCTCCGATCTTGTCGATGCCGCAAAGGCGAAAGCCAACCAGGCGCTCCAGACTTCAAGCCAGACCGAACGCGCCCAGTTCTCAGCGGAATACAACGAACTCCTGGGACAGATTGAAGATCTGGCCAAGGATGCCGGCTACGGCGGCAAGAACCTGCTTGGTGGTACGGGTAACGATCTCAGCGTTGTCTTCAACGAAGACGGCACGTCTTCGCTGTCGATCTCCGCTGTCGACTACACCGACACATCCCTGTCGACCGGCCTGAACCTGTCGGATCTGGCAACGGCCGTGGACGGAACCGGAACGCTCTCGTTCACAGCCGCGAGCACGACGACGACCCTGACTTCGTCAACGGCCTTCACGGCCGGCGACACAATCACGCTGACGGATGCGAACGGAACGGAAGTTGCCGCGATCTCCATCGACGACACGACGACAGTTGCCGATCTGGAAGCTGTTTACGACGGCGTTGATGGCGTAAGCGCTTCGTTTGCCTCGGGCACGATCACAGTCACGTCCGAGTTCGTGCTGACAACCAGCTCCAGCGCGGCTACGCCAGCGGACTTCACAACCAACGGCACGGACTCCGGCTTTGCAACAGACGCGGCAATCGAGTCGACGCTGACCTCGCTGAAGAGTGCGCAGGACACGCTGCGTGCCCAGGCGTCCACGTTCGGTACCAACCTTTCCATCGTGGAAAATCGTCAGGACTTCACCAAGGCCCTGATCAACACGCTTGAGGAAGGCGCTGGCAAACTGACCCTGGCGGACACCAACGAGGAAGGCGCAAACCTGCTGGCTCTGCAGACCCAGCAGACCCTGGCATCCACGTCGCTGTCCCTGGCAGCCCAGGCCGACCAGAACGTGCTGCGTCTCTTCTAA
- a CDS encoding flagellin, with product MADITLSSAVRSNLNALQATSALMSSVQEKLATGKKVNSALDNPNSFFTAKGLENRANDLSTLLDDMGQSVQTLKAADEGISAISDLVDAAKAKANQAQQTSSQTERAQFALEYNELLTQIEDLAKDAGYKGKNLLGGTGNDLSVTFNEDGTSSLSISAVDYTDTSLSTGLNLSDLATATDGTGTLSFTAASTTTTLTSSTAFTAGDTLTLTDANGTEVAAITIDDTTTVADLEAVYDGVDGVSASFASGTITVTSEFVLTTSSSAATPADFTTNGTDSGFATDSQIEATLSNLKSAQDTLRAQASTFGTNLSIVENRQDFTNALINTLEEGAGQLTLADTNEEGANLLALQTQQSLASTSLSLAAQADQNVLRLF from the coding sequence ATGGCTGATATTACTCTTTCGAGCGCGGTGCGCTCGAACCTTAATGCACTTCAGGCAACCTCCGCGCTCATGTCTTCCGTTCAAGAAAAGCTTGCGACGGGCAAGAAGGTGAATTCGGCGCTCGACAATCCGAACTCGTTCTTCACTGCAAAGGGACTTGAGAACCGTGCGAACGATCTCAGCACTCTGCTCGACGACATGGGGCAGTCGGTCCAGACCCTGAAAGCCGCCGACGAAGGTATTTCGGCGATCTCCGATCTGGTCGATGCCGCCAAGGCGAAAGCCAACCAGGCCCAGCAGACATCAAGCCAGACGGAACGCGCGCAGTTTGCCCTAGAATATAATGAGCTTCTGACCCAGATCGAAGATCTGGCCAAGGACGCCGGCTACAAGGGCAAGAACCTGCTCGGCGGCACGGGTAACGATCTGAGCGTGACCTTCAACGAAGACGGCACGTCCTCTCTTTCGATCTCGGCTGTCGATTATACCGACACGTCCCTGTCGACCGGCCTGAACCTGTCTGATCTTGCCACGGCAACGGACGGAACCGGAACGCTCTCGTTCACGGCCGCGAGCACGACGACGACCCTGACTTCGTCAACGGCCTTCACGGCCGGCGACACACTCACACTGACGGATGCGAACGGAACGGAAGTTGCCGCGATCACCATCGACGACACGACGACAGTTGCCGATCTGGAAGCTGTTTATGACGGCGTTGATGGCGTAAGCGCTTCGTTTGCCTCGGGCACGATCACAGTCACGTCCGAGTTCGTGCTGACAACCAGCTCAAGCGCGGCTACGCCAGCGGACTTCACAACCAATGGCACCGACTCCGGCTTTGCCACGGACTCGCAAATCGAAGCCACTCTCAGCAACCTGAAAAGCGCTCAGGACACGCTGCGTGCCCAGGCGTCCACATTCGGTACCAACCTTTCCATCGTGGAAAATCGTCAGGACTTCACCAACGCTCTGATCAACACGCTTGAGGAAGGCGCCGGCCAGTTGACCCTGGCGGACACCAACGAGGAAGGTGCAAACCTGCTGGCGTTGCAGACCCAGCAGTCCCTGGCATCCACATCGCTGTCTCTGGCAGCGCAGGCCGACCAGAACGTGCTGCGTCTCTTCTAA